The window AAAACAGCGAACGTATAAACACGGTGAACCGTTTTAGGGTGCAGTTACAATCGCTGGCGCAAATGCATGATCCCAACAATAGTAAATTGGCAAAGGGAATAGCAGTTTCGTCTTACACAGAAAGCGATCTGATTAAAATTGCCAAAGCCATAAACGGCTCAACCAATTTGCAACTTAGCTCCGAAAATGTTTTTGGAATAAGGTTTTTTGCTGGCGCTGGTACAAGCATTAATAAATTCACAATCGACTTTAATGGCTTTTTTCCGGCAGGTACAAGTCAGTCAAAAGTTTCGCCACTTATTACCGCCGGGGTAGATTTTCTAATAAACAAAAATACGCAGCGGTTTTACATACGGGTAGAAGCATCTGTTATAAGTAGCACCTATAGTTTTAACGATATTGAAGCCCCCGCCGCTGCAAATACAACGTTAGGCACAAGGTCTACTTTAAATAATCTTAAGCAAACAAATATCGCCCTTACACCACAATTAATTTATAATTACTATTCTGCCGACAATTTACAGCTGTTTATTGGCAGTGGCTTTGCGCTAAACATACCGCAGTACGGAAAACACAGCCTTACTACAACCAGCCCCAATTATACCAATACCAAAGCTGATTTCCCCGAATTTAAAAAACTATGGTTTTCGTTCCCAATTAAAGCGGGCGCTACAATAAACAAAAAAATTCAACTGTATGCAGATTATATGCTCGCACCAAGCCGCCTGGACGATTACGCATCTATTGGTTCAACGCTAAGCCAATACCAACTTGGCGTAAATTACTTATTTTAATAAATTGCTATGGAAAGCCTTTCACCCAACCTATTTGTTAAAGATATTAATGCAACTATTGCCTGGTACCGCATTTTAGGATTTGAACTGATAGTAACCGTACCCGAAACCGGCACCGATTTAGTATGGGCCATGATGATGAAGGGTAATGTTACCATGATGTTTCAAACCATGGAAAGCCTTGGCGATGAATTGCCCGAGATTAGCCGCACCGATGGCGCATCGCTGTTATTATATATTAAACTTAAGGGCATACGGGCCTTTTTTGAGGATATTAAAGACCAGGTTACCGTGCTTAAAGGCCTCGAAAAAACGTTTTACGGCGCTACCGAATTTTCGGTATCAGATATTAACAACTATGTTTTAACTTTTGCCGAAGACGAATAATAACAACCTTATCTTTATTAAACCTCTTATCCTAATGATCACCTTTAAACGCGTAGACCATTTTCATGTTTGTGTGCCGCCCGATCGGCTGGAAGAGGCGCGGCAGTTTTACGGCGCGGTTTTGGGCCTTGAACAAATTTACCGCCCCGACCATCTGTTCTCATCCGCAGGGTATTGGTTTAACATTGGCGATGGGCAGCTACATATTGGCGTAGAGCCTGCACTGCCACGAACTATAAGGCATACCGCATTAGAGGTAACTGATGTTGCCGCCGCGCGCCAGCATTTAGAAAATAACGGGGTTGAAATTGTAGAAGAGCCGGTTATACCCGGCCGCGACCGCTTTGCCTTTATAGACCCTTTTGGTAACAGGATGGAGTTGCTGGAGATACTCTAAAGCGCCAGCTCCACTGCAGGGTCCCAATACAGCGCTTTAAAGTTTAGCACCTGGTTGTCTATTACCACAACACCCTCATTGGCTAAAAGCTGCTCCATGGTATCGCCACCAAAATGGAATTTACCCGTAAGCAGGCCCTGGCGGTTCACTACCCTGTGGGCAGGCACAGGCGGCTGTGCATTGCCGCAAGCCATCATGGCATAACCCACAACCCGCGATGATTGCTTAGAACCCAGGTAGGCCGCAATAGCGCCGTAGGAGGTTACCCTGCCCGCGGGTATTTGCCTAACAACATCGTACACGTTATCAAAAAAATTGTAATCGGGCATGGGTTTTTAAAACGAGAATTTAAGGTAGTTTATATTCTTGTTATGCTGCAAGTATTTTTTTTCGTAATACGTTTTAATAGATAATACCTCATCTGCAAATTCCGAGTGATACAGGTCGGCGGTGTTGATGTGCAAGTTTAGGGCCAGCTCGCTTATTTTACCGGCAGTGTATTCATAAAAGCCGTCGTTATCTGTTTTAAGGTTCATATAACCACCGGGCTTTAGCACTATGCGGTACATATCTAAAAACCGTGGCGAGGTAAGGCGTTTCTTCTCGCGACTTAATTGCGGCTGCGGGTCGGGGAAGGTTATCCATATTTCGTCCACTTCGCCGGGGGCAAAGTAATCGGTAAGGGTTTCTATCTGCATGCGTAAAAATGCAACGTTATTTACGCTTTCTTCAATAGCTGTTTTAGCGCCGCGCCAAATACGGTTGCCTTTATAATCAATCCCTATAAAGTTTTTATGGGGGAACATACGGGCCAGGTTAACCGTGTATTCGCCCTTACCACAGGCCAGTTCCAGTACTACCGGGTTGCTATTCTTAAAAAAAT is drawn from Inquilinus sp. KBS0705 and contains these coding sequences:
- a CDS encoding PorT family protein → MKYFYTLLIFSLIPSFLLAQRNYKPGYIVSLSGDTIKGSIDYREWDNNPKSITFKSIGKAEGKYAVNNIKAFGVDKAEYFERFVTIVSQNPVGVGNITVQAEIKNLTDTLFLKIISKGSKVTLYTYTDKIKTRYYIAESGANAEELIYGQYLDSENSERINTVNRFRVQLQSLAQMHDPNNSKLAKGIAVSSYTESDLIKIAKAINGSTNLQLSSENVFGIRFFAGAGTSINKFTIDFNGFFPAGTSQSKVSPLITAGVDFLINKNTQRFYIRVEASVISSTYSFNDIEAPAAANTTLGTRSTLNNLKQTNIALTPQLIYNYYSADNLQLFIGSGFALNIPQYGKHSLTTTSPNYTNTKADFPEFKKLWFSFPIKAGATINKKIQLYADYMLAPSRLDDYASIGSTLSQYQLGVNYLF
- a CDS encoding glyoxalase; this encodes MESLSPNLFVKDINATIAWYRILGFELIVTVPETGTDLVWAMMMKGNVTMMFQTMESLGDELPEISRTDGASLLLYIKLKGIRAFFEDIKDQVTVLKGLEKTFYGATEFSVSDINNYVLTFAEDE
- a CDS encoding MGMT family protein, whose product is MPDYNFFDNVYDVVRQIPAGRVTSYGAIAAYLGSKQSSRVVGYAMMACGNAQPPVPAHRVVNRQGLLTGKFHFGGDTMEQLLANEGVVVIDNQVLNFKALYWDPAVELAL
- a CDS encoding glyoxalase yields the protein MITFKRVDHFHVCVPPDRLEEARQFYGAVLGLEQIYRPDHLFSSAGYWFNIGDGQLHIGVEPALPRTIRHTALEVTDVAAARQHLENNGVEIVEEPVIPGRDRFAFIDPFGNRMELLEIL
- the trmB gene encoding tRNA (guanosine(46)-N7)-methyltransferase TrmB is translated as MGKDKIRRFAEIETFSNVLQLDAGKPYKGNWANDFFKNSNPVVLELACGKGEYTVNLARMFPHKNFIGIDYKGNRIWRGAKTAIEESVNNVAFLRMQIETLTDYFAPGEVDEIWITFPDPQPQLSREKKRLTSPRFLDMYRIVLKPGGYMNLKTDNDGFYEYTAGKISELALNLHINTADLYHSEFADEVLSIKTYYEKKYLQHNKNINYLKFSF